From the Debaryomyces hansenii CBS767 chromosome F complete sequence genome, the window ATTATCCTTAGACACTAGTTTCTCTGCACGACGTTCCTGCCCATCTTCATTACCCCCAATCTTAAGCAAGTGAGTGTCCAAAAAGACTCTTGTATTTAGTTCCCTGTTATTGAGAACTCTAATAAATAGTTCAGGATTTATTGTAATGCACCGGTTGCTAGGATCATCGATAGTGATAGTATCACTATCTACCCCTGAAAAATACATTCGTGGCATAATGTTATAGATATTCAATAAGGTGTTTATTGTTCATCCCTTAATCTTTGATTGGGTTACCCTTCcttgaaattgattatgtAAGTCCACATAGCAGCCACAGCATATTCAGTAAAATGAGTgcaatgaaaatattgaagcCAAAATACTTGTATCCGACAAGAGTGTTATATGCAAAGTTGGCCGGTCGGTTTTTCTATACGTTTGCAAAGTATAGCAGGAATGCAACAATCGAAGAGGTTATTCATAGACCAAAGCCACTACTGGTCGCACAAGCTATGCATGTCATGATGCAGACCTACGTTCTAGTTGCCAGGGATCCTACTCCGAGTTTGAGAACTGTTCACCACAGGTTCAGCATGGCTATTCCAGCTTTTAAAACTATACCCTGCAATTGGGTGGAAGCGTGATATGACACCGTTCTACAGTTATCATTATAACACATAAAAAACCCATATACATCCAATAGATATCTATAATAACAAGTTACCTTCGTATTCTCAAATGCTgagaagaataaatattgaatatgagGTCTATCCTACACGGTTCAAGTTTTCAAGATTTGCGAATATCGGTTTGGATTCTGAATTTTAAGAAACTTTCTGAGAAAAAGTGCGAAAACTTACAAATGTGATTTCTCACTTTCTCAGAATTTTCCTAAACTTGTTTATAATGCCTCTTATATACTACCTGATGATAGAAATATCACTGGTCATTATTGGGAATTGATGTATACGGAGACCTTAcaagatattaatgaaaggtATTGGAACCCTGACGAGCCTAATTAAAATTGGCAGCCTGACTCCGCGAAAAAAAAAGGGATCCTACAAAAGTTTTTGGGTGACATTTTGAGACTGGAACCGTTCCTCTAATTCACATACTAGACCATGCAgtgatatatttatatcatgTAGACTGGTGCTCCGTGAAGAATATATACTTGTAAGAGTGATTCTTTAAAGTTGAGACGttgatttttataattttgaaatttgtgctaaaaaatatgaaaaatcatAAAACTGAGTActattttcaaaacttttAGAAATTTAAAAGTAATAGTTTTAGGCCAAAATTGAGATATGTTTAATGTCCGTCTTTTAGAATGTTAGAATTGAAACATAACCTCATATATAGTCTATATGTGCCACAATGctaataattatttagGGTGATTTTGAGAACCGAAACCATCGTTTTGTGTTGCGCTTTCGCCTTATActcatttctttcaaaaaggTCACATGCATTTAACGCGTGCACGAATGGAATCTCGACGACAGATGAGCTGTCcttttttgaaaatattgaaccCTGCATCTTTTGCAACAAAAATGGAAGCAATACGCATTGTTGAGATTGATGGGGTTTCTGTTTTAACACATGACAGAAACATTCTTAACCCTTTTTCCGAGAGATTTAACAAGAGATATTTAGTGAATGCCATGGATTGTTCCATTGTCCGTGATGACATTCTATCAACAATTCATAACCACTTCGATAACCACTCAAAAGACCATTATGTGCGAAAAAGGGTTGTTCCCATCAATTACTACTCTGAAATAGCGGGAGTCAAGGAATCTAAACTCAATGTTTGCAAGATTTGTTTTAACCATTGCGCGCTGAACTACATTAATCAACATCTCAAGAAAGAGCATGGCGTTAAGAGAAAATTCCAACGGCACGTCTTCAGAACAACCGGGTATGCAATTCCCAACCAAAAGTGCGGCTTTTCCTATTTATACGGCGAAAAAGAAGACACCAAACCGCCCACTTCAATGACAACCATCGAAGGCCCGCTTACCCATCTCCGGTACGAGGACAAGTTCCTCCGCACAATCAACGCCAACCTATATTACGGAAAGGGATACCCGCAGTACTTACACAGCGAAAACAAGGAAGAAAGTATACCGGTGTTTGAGGCCGTCAAGAAGTATATTCTCCAGGACAGGCCACATTTGAAGGGCACGCATCCCATTTACAATCGGATGTTGCGAGAAGGCATATTGAAGGTTCCCGTTCTCTTTACGACCCAGGTTATCTATGCAAACTATGCCAGCCGCTTTTTCTACACGTTTGCCAAGTTATGCGATAACCGAATCATCGAGGAAGTGGTGACCAATCCCACCGACGAAGTGGTGAAGCGGGCGGTGATGGAGACGATCGAAAGGTATATTGTGGTGGAAGAAGACACGACTGAAACGTTTATCAAAGCCGTGATTATCTCGTTGATGCTTCCTGATGACCGGTTTGCGCAGTCAAAGGTGCGAGCCAAAATCTTTGACGGGATCAActatttcttgaagttgGCCATAGCAGACTATATGTTGATGAGAA encodes:
- a CDS encoding DEHA2F27412p (no similarity) is translated as MSAMKILKPKYLYPTRVLYAKLAGRFFYTFAKYSRNATIEEVIHRPKPLSVAQAMHVMMQTYVLVARDPTPSLRTVHHRFSMAIPAFKTIPCNWVEA